ttcaaattcaattatGAAAATTGATAGTGAAATCCTGAAAGGATCAACCTAACTAAACTAATCCCTTCAACAATAAACTGTGAAGAGTAGTATTAAAGACACAAGGTAAGGTTTGAGCGGCCAGCAAAGTTGGGaaatcttcttctcttttttttcttccatattCGAAGTTGAAGAGAGCAAATTGAACTTAACACTCGTTTTAATATTGTAAAAGATAAATACAACTAGCCTCACTTCTTTCTTCTGCAAAGTGCAGAGAAATCCTTCCCCCACTTCATACaccaaatgaaatgaaatgagtTTGACGAAATTCGTTAAAAATTAGATCACGTGAAAAAACTATATAGTATATACGTGTTGATGAAATGAAGAGGTGTCCATCTCCATGTTGCCTGGCTGTTAGGAAAGTGATTTTGAGAAGTAGGGTCCATGCGAATGATGGAACGTGCAAATCTTATCTCGAGTCATGCTCATGATGAGGCCATCACTTATTGCATGCTTTCTCCTcacctctttctttttcttctcaatttcCGTTTACTGTCAAAACCAGTacctatatattatatttacttaTGTTTACATATGTATAAGTAAATATGACAAGTGGGTGGGAAGAAGATCGAAGATCAAAGAACAAggttaaacaaacaaatgaacATTTTCagtaatttgtttgttttagaCTTCAAAGAATACGTAAAAGGCATTCTGATTTctgaaacaaaccaaaaaatacaactttCAAGAGACTACATGATATGCGTTCAGCCTTTTAAAACTAGCTTGGTACAGAGTGAGCTCTCATTTTGGTGCTAGGCTTAGGCAAGCTCATCCTCACCAAACAAGTAAATCATCCTCTCGGCCCTCCATGGATCCTCTCCAAATTCTCCCACCTCCttatggtgatgatgatgatttgattttggagtgGAATTAGGCAATAAGTTAGATCTACAGAGAGGACATGTGAGCTGACCCTCATCGATCCAAACATCTAAGCACTCCTTGTGAAAAGCATGTGAACAATTGCAGAGTTTTCTGACCCCTTGGCTACCTTCCATGCTGTTCATGCACACAATACACATATGATCATTGTTATTGTAGTCATCTTCTGCTTCTGCTGGTTGGCCTGTTTTGATCTTGAGAAAGTCCCGGTATTGCACCACTGGCAGTTGGTTCTTCACGGATTCAGCTATGCAGTGGACGGGTAATGGTACCAGCCACTGAGTTGAAGGATTGATCTCGGGCTGGGGATCAAGAATATAATTATCCTTTTGATATTGACCACGTTTGGATGAGTGGTGTAGCTTGATCCCGAATAGATTGAGAAGAGAGAGTAACATTTTGATGATATTATTGTTTCTTGCTTGATCCTCCTCTCCCATCAGATATTAATGAATGTTGTGAGGGACCACAAATACTGGAACTGGAAGCATATACTTTTATTAATTGCTATCAATATCAACCGCAATGGCAGCTCATTTGATTTGATGCACCCAAAAAAGCAGACTAGTTCAATACACTTGAAGTTGTGAAACGATGGATTTGGACCTTCACCTACGAAATTAATGAAGATAATGAAAGGATGGTTGAAGGACcacaaacagaaaacaaagaggatAGTGGAAGGATCTAAACCTAACCCCTTTGGCAGTAAATGAAGAGCATTCAAGACAGGCTAATTACAAACTCAAATGATACAGTATTCTATACAACTATGAGGTATATAtaacaactctctctctctctctctctctctctctctctctctctctctctctctctctagtatAGTGTATATAAAACTAATACATGTTCACCAAGTTACCCGAGCCTTAGGGACATGGGGACAGCTGGGAGGTTAGGTGAGGACATATGTGGTTAGACGTTTAGATAGATAATTGAACTAAcaaatatatgtatacatcAATTATTTGatgactcttttttttttttcccaaagttATGAAGGATGATGGGATTTTCTCACACACCCTGTTATAAGGTGTGATGGAAAGTTTAAATATGAAACTATTAATTTGCGAGTCAAAGTTCTTTTTCATTAGACTAAACATAATTAGCCATAATTAGCTATATCTCGATCACTATATATCATATTTATGAAGTcaattatatatgtgtgtgggTAGGGCATGTGGGTCTTCCCATAGAATTAATTAATCACAACtcaattatatatgtttgtgtgGTGTGGCACAGGTGGGTCTTCCCTTAGAATTAATTAATCACAACACAAACTATGTGCATCCGTTAATCCAGAGTCTTCCCCTTGAAGAATTAATTCATCACACAAGTATAACTACGCATTCTTTAATCCAGAGTCTTGGGAGtattatatatacagaaaCACCATATACttgctatatatattatgGATTGAGGATATAGTTTAATGTTATAGCTTATCACATGCGATTTTCATAGCTTAAGTCTAAGAGGGTTGTATATATTCAATTTGTTGGCGGCCACCATATCATATTATGAAGATCACTGAAATCTTTAacttgcatatatatatatatatatatatatttggcatTAATTATTACAATTATGCTCTAATCATTTGGTCAAATTATTTAATAGAACATTGAAATCAGCGATCACACATCttgattaattttgttaacttattGCACACACACACgtgttcattaattttgttaacttatggaacacacacatatatatatgcttccAATGATATGATATCTCAGAGGAGAGGTGCAGTCTACAAACTTTGGGAATGTGTCCAATGATTcactttaaattatataaaatctcCGTCACTACAACAAATTGGGAGCCGTCGAATTCATGCCTTCAAAAAGTCTCCTCTTTTCTTCtcactctcttcctctctcttgtTGATTGAACAATAAAAAAGTGAGGTTTTCTCAACGCGTCAAGCATGCTAGATAGCTCCCATTTTCAGCTGTTATCTACATTATAATGCTTAGTTTCTACTTCTTTCTTAGTTATGAAAGGAGGAAGCCTTAATATTAGCTGACTTACCCTGGCCATTCATTCATGTGATTGTTAGCTTAGCTTAGCTGTGAGACGTAAGgccccagagagagagagactgcgTACAAATGGATAGTACGCTAAAAACAAGGGTTGCAAGCAAAATCCCATGCAAAATTGCAATTCAACTGGTGCTGGTGAAGGAGCTGCTGCTGCACCACTTACAGGGCCATGCCCATGCATGCTCATTCCAGAATATTCTTTCTAAACATGGACACACACCACGTCATAACATAATGGAtcgaaaatttggaaaattaacTGATTATTAAGGCTCGTGTTCAATGTCTTGGCGTATCGTAAAGtttactgattcaattgctcgaTGATGATGCTAGACTAAACTCGCCCTACAACTTTCAATTGAAGTGGTGCACATATATCCATTACAAAGTGCTGCGCCTCGACTATCTTATAATTCCAATGTGAAAACTCATTCCAATATGAAGACTCAGCCTGCCTTAGTTGTTAGATATAAACCAATAAAAAGGATTTACCACAAAGTTACTAATGCACCTATCATTCAATTGTCATCGAGAAAATATTTGTGATGCAAATAACCATGGAAAGGGATGTCAGGGGGATAAATGAATTTGCTGTATTCGGCATAGCAGGTTGAACTGAAACCAGATTTACCCAGGTCCAAACATCCATTGCCCTTTcgacgaaaaaaataaaataaaaaataacatccGTTGCCCGTTATTTCCAAGTACCATTAACAATTTTTCACTTCTTTCGTGGGATGAATGAGACATGAAATAATATGCAACAGGTAAGCACGGAAATCGATATCCAAAAAATCTAGCCTCACTTCTTTTACCAAGTGCAGATAAATCCTTCCCCCACTTCATTTTTATACATAGATAGAACCACTCAAAATCTTCTTgacaactttctttttctttctataaagTACTGTCAAACATGAGGAAATAAGTTATAACATTTGCAATCGAGGGAGTGCAACACTAACAGGTACAATTAACATTGGATCTAACAAGGGATGAAAAGTGAGAGGGTAAGATACGGTACTCTCATTGGGGTTCTAGACCAAGATGACAAGACTAGTAGATAATAAGCAATAAATAGATCTCTACCAGTTCAAAGCTAACCGTATTCCTTTACAAACAACCCTACAGCTGACTGAACAAGTAAGTACTTCCAGCTGACTCGCCAAGTGATCTTCACTGCTTCCATCAGGAGGCCTGCATCGAACGAAATTACACATGCAACTTATCCAGTTAATAGGGAGAAAACAACCGAATTCAAGGGGACGGTAAAAGAATACACAATCCACTGTCAATGTATCAGCGTAGGATAGTAACAATGTGTAGAAGCATAGTAGCAGCTTAACAAAACAATACCAAACACAAAGCCATGTAGGAGATCCCTCCATGAGGGTGACTTATCATTAATTGCTAGCTCATCAATAGTGAAAAAACAACTAGAGCAGAAAGCACCAGCATTACAAAACAGACAAATAGAATGCATATTTATACAGAACAATTTTCTTAAATATGATAACTGAAGGTGCAGAGTATGCCTGCCTGTTCCATAATTACTAATACATTCGCAAAGTTCCCATCCACAAGAAAATTTCAGTGGCTGGGTTTCAATTGTATAATACAGCTTGCAATATTAGCACAAGGCCACTAACTCCCAAGCAGATCGCTGGCATCGGAAAttcaaaggaaatatttgCAAGGAGGGTAAAGAATTAAAGTTAAAGGCCATAAGGGGAAGAATGCAGGCAAAGCTAGAGACAATTCGCCCTAGAAAAATTGTGGGACCAATTCATTATGCTGTAATTTGAACggtgaaagaaagaaaataaaataaaaatagaaactcAAACAGAAGAACATTTTGATAGTCCAAACCAGGTGCAACAGCATGCGCCAAAATGTGATGTGCACAAATGCAATGAAATGAGGTGAGTATCATCAAACAAGGAAAATGTCAAGAGAAATGACTACAAAGCATAACCAGAAAGACAGATATACTATGCAAATaggcagagagagaagggGCGCTACAGCAAATGCAAATGTATTTCACTAACTCTGCAACTCCAACtagcacacacacaaaatttgCAACAATAAAGTATGCTGGCATTCACAGTAGCAATTCGGTCATGCAATACTTATGAGTCTCAAATTCACCCAAATTCACCTAAAGCAAAGCACTTTATTCAACACTTAAATCAAAAGCATCAAATTACCCAAAACAGATCACTACATATCAGTCATAGACTCAAAGCAATGCACTTCACAATCCAAATGAGAAAAGCGTCCTGCACCTCAAACCTTCAAAAGCTGCATCTTGTTAGAAAATGCAATCGAAATCCAATCAGGCTGTGCAGCAGACCACTGCAACTGATTAATCTCTGCCCCTGCA
Above is a window of Prunus persica cultivar Lovell chromosome G2, Prunus_persica_NCBIv2, whole genome shotgun sequence DNA encoding:
- the LOC18786259 gene encoding RING-H2 finger protein ATL29 → MGEEDQARNNNIIKMLLSLLNLFGIKLHHSSKRGQYQKDNYILDPQPEINPSTQWLVPLPVHCIAESVKNQLPVVQYRDFLKIKTGQPAEAEDDYNNNDHMCIVCMNSMEGSQGVRKLCNCSHAFHKECLDVWIDEGQLTCPLCRSNLLPNSTPKSNHHHHHKEVGEFGEDPWRAERMIYLFGEDELA